DNA from Penaeus vannamei isolate JL-2024 chromosome 3, ASM4276789v1, whole genome shotgun sequence:
ATAAAGTATTGTAAGTTTTATTtgcgtataaacacatacactgtatatacatataatatatatacatatatatatgcatatacatatatacacacacatatatagtgtatacgtttagtgtgtatatatattcacatgtatatacactacactacacacacacacacacatacaatcacatacatacacacacgtacgcgagcatacacacacatgtatacatatttgaatataaatatatttatatatattatctttgcgTCTTGCACTCGTGTCAGAGTGCCTTTCAATGATATTTTGTTATGTTTGTATCGAGGCTTACCATCCATTCCAGACCTCTGGTCGCCTTTGATTAATTTGTTATACGTGTATGATTGGGAAAAATTAtaccagttataataattatctatatataaatgtggatatTTTCTGAATTTCTTTGAGTCTTTTAAgtcaacacgcatacacacacatacatatatatatatatatatatatatatatatatatatatatatatatatatatatatatatatacatgtttgtctagttatctatctatacatacactcacagacacacgaacccatatatagatgtgaatgtatatatacatatttatatatgtgtgagtaaatatatgcatatatattattatgtatctatttttatcacacagatacacatataagcgtgtgtgtgtgtgtgtgtgtgtgtacatgttacatatatgcatgtgtaatatTAACTATCTAAAATAATGTGGTAAAACTCTTTTGAATAGTGAATATTTATTTTAAGTGCCAGCATTTTACACACAAtcgaatgaatttatatatgcatacacataatactaaaaataaatgaTCTTGCTGCTGGAGATGCCTAAGCCAGGGAAGTTCTTTCTGCGTTTAACACATTTCGTACAGCATGGAGGCGTTGGTGCAATAGAGGGACACAGACACGGTGATATCCCTATTGTAAGAGGTAGACGTGATCATGAGAGTCGAAATGCTTGTCCTCCAAACCGTGAAGAGTTTCCCCCTGTCGGTGCCTTCTTCGGGTTGTTCAATCTCGGTGTTCACTACACTGCCAGCGAGTGTCTCGTAGGCGCCAGGGTTGTAATTGTTACCGATGTCTAGCCTGACTCTACGACGTCGCCTCCGGCCGGAGCAGGTGGTGGAGGCGACAGCTGGCGGAACAGGGCGGGACTTGGTCTTCGTAAGTTTTGTCAGTCCAAGTTGCAGTTCGCTCAGTTCCAACGATTAGCCACTCAAGGGCGGCCCCTCATGGATATGAACTGGATTTTAAAAAGTTCAGAACTCCAAAAGAACCACTAGCTGAATTGAAATACTTACATTTGGCGCAAGTGTAATGAGCCATAACGGTGACAGTACTAACATGTGTCACAGTAGTTGTGCCAAATTGGGCGAGGAGTCTCGCTTGAGCCCctgtgaaaaagaaaatacattgtaTGTCCCATAGCTTGGAACTGAAAAAGTTATATAATTCATAACAGCGTATAAAAAATCTTTGTTACTTTTGTATACCAATATTTCAGTATAAAAGCCAAGGTAAACAGAAAAcgattgataatgatatcgatgatttATCTGCCACCTtgcgaatcatcatcatcagcctggaCGGCGCACACCACTGAGGCGAACAAAAGAACAACTGCAAACTTCTGTTGGGAAATTGTTATTTAACATTGTATCAAAACAAGGACGCAGACATTTAGTTTTTCTTGATATACTTAACAGTTCTCATGATACCTTTAATCCCAACATTTTGACTACATAATTATCTCCATACAGCTCAATAAATGATATTTACTCAAAAATAAGTAGTGTCCGAGTAATGGAATATCATATAGCAATGATTTATCTCCACATATGGAAGGAACACTAGTTATTTTCTGAAATAGAAATCTGTTATAGACCATCGTTGTGAGTGAAGTCAAACACCGAAACCACT
Protein-coding regions in this window:
- the LOC113828322 gene encoding uncharacterized protein yields the protein MAHYTCAKSVASTTCSGRRRRRRVRLDIGNNYNPGAYETLAGSVVNTEIEQPEEGTDRGKLFTVWRTSISTLMITSTSYNRDITVSVSLYCTNASMLYEMC